One part of the Thermoflexus hugenholtzii JAD2 genome encodes these proteins:
- a CDS encoding single-stranded DNA-binding protein: MRGLNKVMIIGQVGRDPEMRFTPNGRPVTTFPVATTRTWIASNGDRREETEWFNVVAWGGLAEVCKQRLRKGMYVYVEGRLQTRGWEDAEGRRHYRTELVANEMIVLGEGQAGSPSFAEEAGEEENAEEFPF, encoded by the coding sequence ATGCGTGGGCTGAACAAGGTGATGATCATCGGCCAGGTTGGGCGGGATCCGGAGATGCGGTTCACCCCCAACGGGCGCCCTGTGACGACGTTCCCGGTGGCCACCACCCGCACCTGGATCGCCAGCAACGGCGATCGGCGGGAGGAGACGGAATGGTTCAACGTCGTGGCCTGGGGTGGACTGGCGGAGGTCTGCAAGCAGCGCCTGCGCAAAGGCATGTATGTCTATGTGGAAGGGCGCCTGCAGACCCGGGGATGGGAGGACGCGGAGGGCCGCCGGCACTATCGGACGGAGCTGGTGGCCAATGAGATGATCGTGCTGGGGGAAGGTCAAGCCGGCTCGCCATCCTTCGCAGAGGAGGCAGGCGAGGAGGAGAACGCGGAGGAGTTCCCCTTTTAA
- the rpsR gene encoding 30S ribosomal protein S18, producing MTEDRKEIETPRAEAVEAAVESAAPAPAPAAPAKAAPTRRYAQPPRLCYFCVERVAIDYKNVDLLRRFVNDRARIKPRRQTGTCAKHQRRLSVAIKRARHLGLLPFTAEHVRKYGWGGP from the coding sequence TTGACAGAAGATCGGAAGGAGATCGAAACACCCCGCGCGGAGGCAGTGGAAGCGGCGGTGGAGAGCGCCGCCCCGGCTCCGGCGCCCGCGGCCCCGGCGAAGGCCGCGCCGACGCGCCGCTACGCGCAGCCGCCCCGGCTGTGCTATTTCTGTGTCGAGCGGGTGGCCATCGATTACAAGAACGTTGATCTGCTGCGCCGGTTCGTGAACGATCGCGCGCGCATCAAGCCGCGCCGACAGACCGGCACCTGCGCCAAGCATCAACGACGCCTCTCCGTGGCCATCAAGCGGGCACGCCATCTGGGGCTCCTGCCCTTCACCGCCGAGCACGTCCGCAAGTATGGCTGGGGCGGTCCCTGA
- a CDS encoding peptidylprolyl isomerase — translation MARKPSSINRKALSRAEQEARLQRILLLAAGGVVLLALLIIAGGWVYEQAIWPEQPVATVDGQPISTREFQKRFRFAQAALQQQADFLRQEIAALDPNDPTQATIAAIYRQQLTQINLQLEDPVALGRAVLQQMIDERLIRQEAERRGIRVSPEAVDWEIERRFGFFRETPTPAASPTPPATPPVGTVLTGTPTATPFPTPTPMSEASFRALYAARLKQWGELGITEADYRAMVEADLLEQQLREAFAREVPTHEEQVNVRLITAETPELAGELRRRIQSEGFDSVFEEVKAGKVVSATALDAGWTPVGGLGSLYGIELEKIVFATPVLSTTPVITSPLGFHIAFVAGREDRELAPGYLQARQQQAFEDWLQRQRNDPTRVRYFDWQNRIPRQSVRGTDSRR, via the coding sequence ATGGCCCGGAAACCGAGCAGCATCAACCGCAAGGCCCTCTCCCGGGCGGAACAGGAAGCTCGCCTGCAGCGGATTCTTCTGCTCGCCGCCGGCGGGGTCGTTCTGCTCGCCCTGCTGATCATCGCGGGGGGATGGGTTTATGAGCAGGCCATCTGGCCGGAACAGCCGGTGGCGACTGTGGATGGCCAGCCCATCTCAACCCGGGAGTTCCAGAAGCGATTCCGGTTCGCGCAAGCTGCGCTCCAGCAGCAGGCGGATTTCCTTCGGCAGGAGATCGCGGCGCTGGACCCCAACGATCCCACCCAGGCCACCATCGCAGCGATCTACCGGCAGCAGCTCACTCAGATCAACCTGCAACTGGAGGATCCTGTGGCCCTGGGCCGGGCGGTCCTCCAGCAGATGATCGACGAGCGGCTGATCCGCCAGGAGGCCGAACGGCGGGGGATCCGGGTTTCGCCGGAGGCGGTGGACTGGGAGATCGAGCGGCGCTTCGGGTTCTTCCGGGAAACGCCCACGCCGGCGGCCTCCCCGACACCCCCGGCCACCCCTCCCGTTGGGACCGTCCTCACCGGCACTCCTACGGCGACCCCATTTCCCACGCCCACGCCGATGTCGGAGGCCAGCTTCCGGGCCCTTTACGCGGCGCGGCTCAAGCAGTGGGGGGAGCTGGGGATCACGGAGGCGGATTACCGGGCCATGGTGGAGGCCGATTTGCTGGAGCAGCAGCTCCGGGAGGCCTTCGCCCGGGAGGTGCCGACCCACGAGGAGCAGGTGAACGTCCGTCTGATCACCGCGGAGACGCCGGAGCTGGCCGGCGAGCTGCGCCGTCGGATTCAGAGCGAGGGGTTCGATTCGGTATTTGAGGAGGTGAAAGCGGGCAAAGTGGTGAGCGCCACAGCCCTGGATGCGGGCTGGACCCCGGTGGGCGGGCTGGGGTCGCTATATGGGATAGAGCTGGAGAAGATCGTCTTCGCCACGCCGGTTCTTTCGACGACCCCGGTGATCACCTCGCCCCTGGGTTTTCACATCGCCTTCGTGGCCGGCCGCGAGGATCGGGAGCTGGCGCCCGGCTATCTGCAGGCCCGCCAGCAACAGGCCTTCGAGGACTGGCTCCAGCGCCAGCGCAACGATCCGACCCGCGTTCGCTATTTCGACTGGCAGAACCGCATCCCCCGCCAGAGCGTCAGGGGGACGGACTCCCGGCGGTAG
- a CDS encoding DUF2283 domain-containing protein, which yields MKPIRLSGHARENRRSRGDRRGGEGNDSDRPLAARSIGKMGVSKELRLRTGAEGVAIDYAADGRIAGIEILDARQRFGDPEVFRRVILEDIALAPPVAGRRA from the coding sequence ATGAAGCCAATTCGGCTTTCAGGGCACGCCCGTGAAAATAGGAGATCGCGGGGCGACAGAAGAGGAGGTGAGGGAAACGATTCAGACCGCCCCTTGGCAGCCCGCTCGATAGGGAAGATGGGAGTGTCGAAAGAACTTCGACTACGGACGGGAGCGGAGGGCGTGGCGATCGATTATGCGGCCGATGGGCGGATCGCCGGCATCGAGATCCTGGACGCCCGTCAGCGTTTCGGCGACCCGGAAGTGTTCCGGCGGGTTATCCTGGAGGATATCGCGCTGGCCCCGCCGGTCGCTGGCCGGAGAGCATAG
- the infB gene encoding translation initiation factor IF-2 produces the protein MRQNGRKEIEIPATITVRELAALMSVSPIDVIKVLMHNGIMASINQRIDYETAALVAHEFGFEPREQRPPEAVEEEGPSLLWQRLYAGEDPSKLKPRPPVVVVLGHVDHGKTTLLDAIRRTNVAAQEVGQITQRIGAYQVEYNGRKITFLDTPGHEAFTQMRARGAQVTDIAVLVVAADDGVMPQTREALAHARAARLPIIVALNKIDKPTANIERVMSQLAELGLVPQEYGGDTIVVKVSAKQRIGIEDLLEAILLVAETREIKANPDRPAVGTVIDARVDRRGPVATLLVQNGTLKQGDIIVAGATYGRVRAMFDDRGRPLKKAPPSTPVEVLGLSDVPEAGDLFEVAESERQARELAERRAAERQRQRQVRRMSLEDLYRRMQAGKVREFNVIIKTDVQGSIEPIAGLLQRLVERHAKDQLQLNILHADAGEISVSDVTLAAASDAIIIGFNVPVDAAAKRLAESEGVDIRVYSVIYHIEEDLEKALKGMLAPTIQERILGHAEVRQVFKVKGGQVAGCYVRDGEIRRNALVRVLRGGQKIHEGRIASLKRYKDDVTEVRAGYECGVGLEGFHDFAVGDILECFVREEVGAA, from the coding sequence ATGCGACAGAACGGTCGGAAGGAGATCGAGATCCCGGCGACCATCACGGTGCGCGAGCTGGCCGCCCTGATGTCGGTCAGCCCCATCGATGTCATCAAGGTCCTGATGCACAACGGCATCATGGCCAGCATCAACCAGCGCATCGATTACGAGACCGCTGCCCTGGTGGCCCACGAGTTCGGCTTTGAGCCCCGGGAGCAGCGCCCTCCCGAGGCGGTGGAGGAGGAAGGCCCTTCGCTGCTATGGCAACGCCTCTACGCCGGGGAGGATCCCTCCAAGCTCAAGCCACGGCCGCCGGTGGTGGTGGTCCTCGGGCATGTGGATCACGGGAAGACCACTCTGCTGGATGCCATCCGCCGCACCAACGTAGCGGCCCAGGAGGTGGGGCAGATCACCCAGCGCATTGGCGCCTATCAGGTGGAATACAACGGGCGCAAGATCACTTTCCTGGACACGCCGGGCCACGAGGCCTTCACCCAGATGCGGGCCCGGGGTGCCCAGGTCACGGACATCGCAGTGCTGGTGGTGGCTGCCGACGATGGGGTGATGCCCCAGACCCGGGAGGCCCTGGCCCACGCCCGGGCCGCCCGCCTGCCGATCATCGTGGCCCTCAACAAGATCGACAAGCCCACGGCCAACATCGAACGGGTCATGAGCCAGCTCGCCGAGCTCGGCTTGGTCCCTCAGGAGTATGGCGGCGACACCATCGTGGTGAAGGTCTCGGCCAAGCAGCGCATCGGCATCGAGGACCTGCTGGAGGCGATCCTGCTGGTGGCCGAGACCCGGGAGATCAAAGCGAACCCGGACCGCCCGGCGGTGGGCACGGTGATCGATGCCCGGGTCGACCGGCGAGGGCCGGTGGCCACCCTCCTGGTCCAGAACGGCACCCTGAAGCAGGGCGACATCATCGTGGCCGGCGCGACCTACGGTCGGGTCCGCGCGATGTTCGATGACCGCGGCCGCCCGCTGAAGAAGGCGCCGCCCTCCACCCCGGTGGAGGTGCTGGGGCTCTCGGATGTGCCAGAGGCGGGGGATCTGTTCGAGGTGGCCGAGAGCGAGCGTCAGGCCCGGGAGCTCGCCGAGCGCCGGGCGGCGGAGCGCCAGCGCCAGCGCCAGGTCCGGCGGATGAGCCTGGAGGACCTTTACCGCCGGATGCAGGCTGGGAAGGTCCGGGAGTTCAATGTGATCATCAAGACGGACGTTCAGGGCTCCATCGAACCCATCGCGGGCCTTCTACAGCGGCTGGTGGAGCGGCACGCTAAAGATCAGCTTCAGCTGAACATCCTCCACGCCGACGCCGGTGAGATCAGCGTTTCGGATGTGACCCTGGCCGCGGCCTCGGACGCCATCATCATCGGGTTCAATGTCCCGGTGGACGCGGCCGCGAAACGGCTGGCTGAGAGCGAAGGGGTGGACATCCGGGTGTATTCCGTGATCTATCACATCGAGGAGGATCTGGAGAAGGCCCTGAAGGGGATGCTGGCTCCCACCATCCAGGAGCGGATCCTCGGCCACGCAGAGGTCCGCCAGGTCTTCAAGGTGAAGGGCGGCCAGGTCGCCGGCTGCTACGTCCGGGACGGTGAGATCCGCCGCAACGCCCTGGTGCGGGTCCTGCGAGGGGGCCAGAAGATCCATGAGGGCCGCATCGCTTCCCTCAAGCGCTATAAGGACGATGTGACCGAGGTGCGGGCCGGATATGAGTGCGGCGTCGGGCTGGAGGGATTCCACGACTTCGCCGTGGGCGACATCCTCGAATGCTTCGTCCGGGAGGAGGTGGGCGCGGCCTGA
- the rnpM gene encoding RNase P modulator RnpM, which yields MVRKHIPQRTCVGCRQVQAKREMIRIVRTPEGRVQIDPTGKKSGRGAYLHPRRSCWERALKDGRLEHALRIEAIPEEDRMALVAYASTLPEEEN from the coding sequence ATGGTCCGGAAACACATCCCGCAGCGCACATGCGTGGGCTGCCGGCAGGTGCAGGCGAAGCGGGAGATGATCCGCATCGTCCGCACGCCGGAGGGCCGCGTGCAGATCGATCCCACCGGCAAGAAATCCGGCCGGGGGGCGTATCTGCACCCCCGCCGTTCCTGCTGGGAGCGCGCCCTGAAGGATGGGCGCCTAGAGCATGCCCTGCGGATCGAGGCGATACCGGAGGAGGATCGGATGGCCTTGGTGGCCTACGCCTCGACCCTGCCGGAGGAAGAGAATTGA
- a CDS encoding Uma2 family endonuclease, with protein sequence MKGLGKRARTMEVAELYPPPGQWTEEEYFTLPDRNRIVELSEGRLVVPPHPTYSHQTALQNIFLALHAFVQEHRLGVVCFAPLPVRLWAGKIREPDVFFIAREHMDRIGERVCGVPDLVVEVTSPATRRTDRVEKFVEYARAGVREYWIVDPEARTVEIYGLEGGAYELVGKWGLGQRARSRLLEGFEIEVDRIFAS encoded by the coding sequence ATGAAAGGCCTGGGGAAGCGGGCGCGGACGATGGAGGTGGCGGAGCTTTACCCTCCTCCGGGACAGTGGACGGAGGAGGAATACTTCACGCTCCCGGATCGCAATCGGATCGTGGAGCTCTCGGAGGGGAGGCTGGTGGTGCCGCCTCATCCAACATACAGCCATCAGACGGCATTGCAAAACATCTTCCTGGCGCTCCATGCCTTCGTGCAGGAACACCGGTTGGGTGTGGTGTGCTTCGCCCCTCTCCCCGTCCGCCTGTGGGCGGGCAAGATCCGGGAGCCGGATGTCTTCTTCATCGCTCGCGAGCACATGGATCGCATCGGAGAGCGGGTCTGCGGGGTCCCCGATCTCGTGGTGGAGGTGACCTCCCCGGCCACCCGCCGGACGGATCGGGTGGAGAAGTTCGTGGAGTATGCCCGGGCGGGGGTGCGGGAATACTGGATCGTGGACCCGGAGGCCCGAACCGTGGAGATCTACGGGCTGGAAGGCGGCGCGTACGAGCTCGTTGGGAAGTGGGGGTTGGGCCAGCGGGCTCGCTCCCGGCTTCTGGAGGGGTTCGAGATCGAGGTGGATCGGATCTTCGCATCATGA
- a CDS encoding Uma2 family endonuclease, translating to MLAGPAALRVLPDVVREPDLFVVPQEEVSEARGAPLRVRPALVVEVTSPPTRSMDLREKAVEYQEAGIPAYWVIDAEQREVVVQRLEGSAVVVERLQGGKLLSRAVPGFWLEVDWLCQEPLPPVAACLEQILSGA from the coding sequence GTGCTGGCCGGCCCCGCGGCCCTTCGGGTGCTCCCGGATGTGGTGCGGGAGCCGGATCTCTTTGTGGTGCCTCAGGAGGAGGTTTCGGAGGCGCGAGGAGCGCCTCTGAGGGTGCGGCCGGCCCTGGTGGTGGAGGTGACCAGCCCGCCCACCCGCAGCATGGATCTCCGGGAGAAGGCCGTGGAGTATCAGGAGGCGGGGATCCCGGCATATTGGGTGATCGACGCAGAGCAGCGGGAAGTGGTGGTCCAGCGGCTCGAGGGAAGCGCGGTGGTGGTGGAACGCCTGCAGGGTGGGAAGTTGCTCAGCCGGGCGGTGCCGGGCTTCTGGCTGGAGGTGGATTGGCTCTGCCAGGAGCCGCTGCCGCCTGTGGCGGCGTGCCTGGAACAGATCCTTTCAGGGGCGTGA
- the nusA gene encoding transcription termination factor NusA, with the protein MAKSELLLAVNQIATERNLPREVVVEVLKGALATVFRRMTETASTQAVEVEIDLENGQVRIFTRKTVVEEVRDPRTEISLEEARRIRPDVQVGETLRVDVTPANFAQRIAAQNVRQIILQRIREAEREHLYRYFSEQEGEIVHGVVQAVTPQGATVLLAQGRAEAILPRNQMVPGERLQPHQRIRAYLAEVRQTPRGPQIILSRTHKNMIRRLLETEVPEIYNGLVEIKAIAREPGQRTKVAVAATQPNIDPVGACIGQRGMRIQSLVHELGGEKIDVIEWHPDPAVFIAKALSPARVLTVHLFEEKRSERTAQVVVPDDQLSLAIGREGLNARLAARLTGWRIDIHSLTEALEQWLSRVEDPELRERMGEAARLIPAMQEALARHKAQPNLTWTAEELRDARTFLEAAYQAYMARREAERARRKAHKEARVEAPPAAEALEPAPAAAEELPEAVAEAAPSPEPEPVAVQAASALEPESVVLPEPAPDAREATLEPAEALSVPEALPEPFEVPEPEPGEVETEIETGAVLGEDEDEDEEEEERRRRKKAGKAKERRRVRYEVDFEDETWLRRMRGGRVRDWLEE; encoded by the coding sequence ATGGCCAAGAGCGAGCTGCTGCTTGCCGTCAACCAGATCGCAACGGAGCGGAACCTCCCCCGCGAGGTGGTGGTGGAGGTGCTCAAGGGCGCGCTGGCCACGGTGTTCCGCCGGATGACGGAAACGGCGAGCACCCAGGCCGTCGAGGTGGAGATCGACCTGGAGAACGGCCAGGTTCGGATCTTCACCCGGAAGACCGTGGTCGAAGAGGTCCGGGATCCGCGCACGGAGATCTCTCTGGAGGAGGCGCGACGGATCCGTCCGGACGTCCAGGTGGGGGAGACCCTGCGGGTGGACGTCACGCCGGCGAACTTCGCCCAGCGGATCGCCGCCCAGAACGTCCGCCAGATCATCCTGCAGCGCATCCGCGAGGCGGAGCGCGAGCACCTCTACCGCTATTTCTCCGAGCAGGAAGGGGAGATCGTCCACGGGGTGGTCCAGGCGGTCACCCCGCAGGGGGCCACGGTGCTGCTGGCCCAGGGCCGGGCGGAGGCCATCCTGCCCCGCAACCAGATGGTGCCCGGGGAGCGGCTCCAGCCTCATCAGCGCATCCGGGCCTACTTGGCCGAGGTGCGCCAGACGCCGCGGGGGCCGCAGATCATCCTCTCCCGGACCCACAAGAACATGATCCGGCGGCTGCTGGAGACGGAGGTGCCGGAGATCTACAACGGCCTGGTGGAGATCAAGGCCATCGCCCGGGAGCCCGGCCAGCGCACCAAGGTGGCGGTGGCCGCCACGCAGCCTAACATCGACCCTGTGGGCGCATGCATCGGCCAGCGCGGCATGCGGATCCAGAGCCTGGTCCACGAGCTGGGCGGCGAGAAGATCGACGTCATCGAGTGGCATCCTGACCCAGCGGTCTTCATCGCCAAGGCCCTGAGCCCGGCTCGGGTGTTGACGGTGCACCTTTTTGAGGAGAAACGATCGGAGCGGACGGCCCAGGTGGTGGTGCCGGACGATCAGCTCTCCTTGGCCATCGGGCGGGAGGGCCTGAACGCCCGTCTGGCGGCCCGCCTCACCGGCTGGCGGATCGACATCCACAGCCTCACCGAGGCCTTGGAGCAGTGGCTGTCGCGGGTGGAAGACCCCGAGCTACGGGAGCGCATGGGCGAGGCGGCCCGCCTGATCCCGGCGATGCAGGAGGCGCTGGCCCGCCATAAAGCGCAGCCCAACCTCACCTGGACGGCCGAGGAGCTCCGGGATGCCCGGACCTTCCTGGAGGCCGCCTACCAGGCCTATATGGCCCGGCGGGAGGCCGAACGGGCTCGCCGCAAGGCCCACAAGGAAGCCCGGGTCGAGGCCCCGCCGGCCGCAGAGGCCCTGGAGCCCGCTCCCGCGGCGGCCGAGGAGCTCCCGGAGGCGGTCGCGGAGGCCGCCCCGTCCCCGGAGCCGGAACCGGTCGCGGTGCAGGCCGCCTCCGCTTTGGAGCCGGAGTCGGTCGTCCTCCCGGAGCCCGCTCCGGATGCCCGGGAGGCGACCCTGGAGCCTGCCGAAGCGCTCTCCGTCCCGGAGGCGCTCCCGGAGCCCTTCGAGGTCCCCGAACCCGAACCAGGGGAGGTGGAAACGGAGATCGAAACGGGGGCCGTGCTGGGAGAGGATGAGGACGAAGATGAGGAGGAAGAGGAACGCCGCCGGCGGAAGAAGGCGGGGAAGGCGAAGGAGCGCCGGCGGGTCCGCTATGAGGTGGACTTCGAGGATGAGACCTGGTTGCGACGCATGCGCGGCGGCCGGGTGCGGGACTGGCTGGAGGAGTAA
- a CDS encoding DNA translocase FtsK, with protein sequence MKRRTRTIHARPARDRPPRAGRNGQSSSPTLPEWVRRLGPPRWYGTPSFGRRERQIVAWLLIGLGLFSGLTLLGLSPGRWSDLWAGLLRRLFGWGSLPVALIWVGMGGWILLRTMGRAPLPNGWRLLALEVASLGLFGLAHGLALLDGGAPWEIIERGEGGGTLGWLVWTAVSAPLGPGVGMIFLIGLTGVSGWLALARSGRPSLPPVEAPAPAAPAPQPAPTPAKPPAPKPSRPAPTDLKIVTASPSRPARVKRDRRLPPLDLLEEEEPAAASPEEIRRKAAIIEETLRQFGLEARVVEATQGPAVTQFGLLPGYIERPGPEGEVRRQKVRVAQIAALANDLALALAAPSLRIEAPVPGRGLIGIEVPNQQIHVVRLRGLLASPEFRKVGSPLAIALGRDVAGRPVVADLAAMPHLLIAGTTGSGKSVCINALITCLVYNNTPEELRLVLIDPKMVELVRWNGLPHLYGKVEFEIERIVGVLRWLTRQMEERYRQFAAVGARNLSDFNARAEAAGEPRLPYIVLFIDELADLMMAAPVDVERTITRLAQMARATGIHLVIATQRPSVDVVTGLIKANFPARIAFAVASSVDSRVILDMPGAETLLGRGDMLFLPPDQGKPVRVQGAYVSDAEVERVVRFWQERYADERPEPAPWEGMVTPLEVGSGRAVSRIEGEEMDEEALLREALEVIKRHRGASTSLLQRKLRIGYPKAARLIDRLEELGIIGPPEASGRLRPLLIPENWEPPPDWFRRG encoded by the coding sequence ATGAAACGGCGCACGCGGACGATCCACGCCCGACCGGCTCGCGATCGCCCGCCCCGCGCGGGCCGGAACGGACAGTCCTCCTCGCCCACGCTGCCGGAGTGGGTTCGCCGTCTGGGCCCGCCCCGCTGGTATGGCACGCCGTCCTTCGGGCGACGGGAGCGGCAGATCGTCGCCTGGCTGCTGATCGGCCTGGGGCTGTTCTCGGGGCTGACCTTGCTGGGGCTCAGCCCGGGGCGGTGGAGCGATCTGTGGGCCGGGTTGCTGCGGCGCCTCTTCGGTTGGGGCAGCCTCCCCGTGGCCCTGATCTGGGTCGGAATGGGGGGCTGGATCCTCTTGCGGACGATGGGGCGGGCTCCGCTCCCGAACGGCTGGCGCCTCCTGGCCCTGGAGGTCGCCTCCTTGGGGCTGTTCGGCCTGGCCCACGGCCTGGCCTTGCTGGACGGCGGGGCGCCCTGGGAGATCATCGAGCGAGGCGAGGGTGGGGGAACCCTGGGCTGGCTGGTGTGGACGGCGGTCTCCGCACCGCTGGGACCGGGGGTGGGGATGATCTTTCTGATCGGACTGACCGGGGTGAGCGGCTGGCTCGCACTGGCCCGCTCCGGACGGCCTTCCCTGCCTCCGGTGGAAGCCCCTGCGCCGGCCGCGCCGGCGCCTCAGCCGGCCCCGACGCCTGCCAAGCCCCCTGCGCCCAAGCCTTCCCGGCCGGCCCCGACGGACCTGAAGATCGTCACCGCCTCGCCCTCCCGCCCCGCCCGGGTCAAGCGGGATCGGCGGCTGCCGCCGCTGGACCTGCTGGAGGAAGAGGAGCCGGCGGCGGCCTCCCCGGAGGAGATCCGGCGGAAGGCGGCCATTATCGAGGAGACCCTCCGCCAGTTCGGGCTGGAGGCCCGGGTGGTGGAGGCCACCCAGGGCCCCGCGGTCACCCAGTTTGGATTGCTGCCGGGCTACATCGAACGGCCGGGTCCGGAAGGCGAGGTGCGCCGCCAGAAGGTTCGGGTGGCCCAGATCGCCGCCCTGGCCAACGATCTCGCCCTCGCCCTGGCCGCGCCCTCCCTGCGCATCGAAGCGCCGGTCCCCGGCCGCGGCCTGATCGGCATCGAGGTCCCGAACCAGCAGATCCACGTGGTGCGCTTGCGGGGGCTGCTCGCCTCTCCGGAGTTCCGGAAGGTGGGCTCCCCGTTGGCCATCGCCCTGGGGCGGGATGTGGCCGGCCGGCCGGTGGTGGCTGACCTGGCGGCGATGCCGCACCTGCTGATCGCCGGGACCACCGGTTCAGGCAAGTCGGTGTGCATCAACGCGCTGATCACCTGCCTGGTGTACAACAACACCCCGGAGGAGCTGCGGCTGGTCCTCATCGATCCTAAGATGGTGGAGCTGGTGCGGTGGAATGGGTTGCCGCACCTTTACGGGAAGGTGGAGTTCGAGATCGAGCGCATCGTGGGGGTGCTGCGCTGGCTGACCCGACAGATGGAGGAGCGCTACCGGCAGTTCGCGGCAGTCGGCGCCCGTAACCTGAGCGATTTCAACGCCCGGGCGGAGGCGGCCGGGGAGCCCCGGCTCCCGTATATCGTGCTGTTCATCGATGAGCTGGCCGATCTCATGATGGCGGCGCCGGTGGATGTGGAGCGGACCATCACGCGGCTGGCGCAGATGGCGCGGGCGACGGGGATTCATCTGGTGATCGCCACGCAGCGGCCGAGCGTGGACGTGGTGACGGGGCTGATCAAGGCGAACTTTCCGGCGCGGATTGCCTTTGCGGTGGCTTCGTCGGTGGACTCGCGGGTGATCCTGGACATGCCGGGGGCGGAGACGTTGCTGGGGCGGGGCGACATGCTTTTCCTGCCGCCCGACCAGGGGAAGCCGGTGCGGGTGCAGGGAGCCTACGTCTCCGACGCCGAGGTGGAGCGGGTGGTGCGCTTCTGGCAGGAGCGCTACGCTGATGAGCGGCCGGAGCCCGCCCCCTGGGAGGGGATGGTCACCCCGTTGGAGGTGGGCAGCGGGCGTGCCGTCAGCCGCATCGAGGGCGAGGAGATGGATGAGGAGGCCCTGCTGCGGGAGGCCCTGGAGGTCATCAAGCGCCATCGCGGGGCTTCCACTTCGTTGCTCCAGCGGAAGCTGCGCATCGGCTACCCCAAAGCGGCCCGCCTCATCGACCGCCTGGAGGAGCTGGGGATCATCGGTCCCCCGGAGGCCAGCGGCCGGCTTCGACCCCTCCTCATCCCGGAGAACTGGGAGCCACCCCCGGACTGGTTCCGTCGCGGATAA
- a CDS encoding 30S ribosomal protein S1: protein MRVTEPGYVPPSEEYWTALMEQGEFARWPAPEAEPEEIWEGLGMGQGRPIPMPGPWDLGAGEPDWRAARACLESGQPLTVTVVGYNRGGLIVQAEGLPRGFVPASHLLHFPNALDGPSRASALARYIGQTLQVRAIEVDEVGGRFVLSERLAHQDPRRVEALFAELRPGQVRRGVVTKVTSFGAFVDLGGFEGLLHLSEMSWGRINDPGEVVRAGQELEVLVLEVNPQERRVQLSLKRLQPDPWETLPQRYRVGQVVEGVVTTVTHFGAFVRLEEGVEGLLHISELGATVDHPREAVREGQRVRVRILSIDPAARRIALSRRGLEADV, encoded by the coding sequence ATGCGCGTCACCGAGCCGGGTTACGTGCCGCCCTCGGAGGAATACTGGACAGCTCTGATGGAGCAGGGGGAGTTCGCGCGATGGCCGGCCCCGGAGGCCGAGCCGGAAGAGATCTGGGAGGGCCTGGGGATGGGGCAGGGACGCCCGATCCCGATGCCGGGGCCCTGGGATCTGGGGGCCGGGGAGCCGGACTGGCGGGCTGCCCGGGCCTGTCTGGAGTCGGGCCAGCCCCTTACCGTCACCGTGGTGGGCTACAACCGCGGCGGGCTGATCGTCCAGGCCGAAGGGTTGCCCAGAGGGTTCGTCCCCGCCTCTCATCTCCTGCACTTCCCCAACGCCCTGGACGGGCCCTCCCGCGCCTCCGCCCTCGCCCGGTATATCGGCCAGACCCTGCAGGTCCGGGCCATCGAGGTCGATGAGGTGGGCGGCCGCTTCGTCCTCTCGGAACGGCTGGCCCATCAGGATCCCCGCCGCGTCGAGGCCCTCTTTGCCGAGCTGCGGCCCGGCCAGGTCCGCCGCGGGGTGGTGACCAAGGTGACCTCCTTTGGGGCCTTTGTGGATCTGGGCGGGTTTGAGGGGCTGTTGCATCTCTCAGAGATGTCCTGGGGTCGGATCAACGACCCCGGGGAGGTGGTCCGCGCAGGCCAGGAGCTCGAGGTGCTGGTCCTGGAGGTCAACCCTCAGGAGCGCCGGGTGCAGCTCTCCCTCAAGCGTCTGCAGCCGGATCCCTGGGAGACCCTCCCGCAACGTTATCGGGTGGGCCAGGTGGTGGAGGGGGTGGTCACCACCGTCACGCATTTCGGGGCCTTCGTCCGCCTGGAAGAAGGCGTGGAAGGGCTTCTGCATATTTCGGAGCTGGGGGCGACGGTGGACCATCCCCGGGAGGCGGTGCGGGAGGGCCAGCGGGTGCGGGTTCGGATCCTGAGCATCGACCCGGCGGCTCGGCGGATCGCGCTGAGCCGACGCGGCCTGGAGGCCGACGTTTGA